Proteins found in one Sphingomonas sp. SORGH_AS_0879 genomic segment:
- a CDS encoding MarR family winged helix-turn-helix transcriptional regulator, with the protein MTSNTPDSFDPERSVGYLTKRVFQLARIGMEPIFADEEVTHVQWSAMMALHHGLGGTAAELSRHLCHDTGATTRILDTLEERGLIERSRSTTDRRVVRLSLTDRGRVITDRCKVKVLAHWDEWLADWSGEDVARFVGYLVRLRNKLETVA; encoded by the coding sequence ATGACTTCGAATACGCCCGATTCCTTCGACCCCGAACGCTCGGTCGGTTATCTGACCAAGCGGGTGTTCCAGCTTGCCCGTATCGGCATGGAACCGATCTTCGCCGATGAGGAGGTCACCCATGTCCAGTGGAGCGCAATGATGGCGCTGCATCACGGCCTGGGCGGCACCGCCGCCGAGCTGTCGCGCCATCTGTGCCACGACACCGGGGCGACGACCCGGATTCTCGACACGCTGGAGGAGCGCGGCCTGATCGAACGCTCGCGCAGCACGACGGATCGTCGCGTGGTTCGGCTGTCGCTGACGGATCGGGGGCGGGTCATCACCGATCGGTGCAAGGTCAAGGTGCTGGCCCATTGGGACGAATGGCTCGCCGACTGGTCGGGCGAGGATGTCGCGCGCTTCGTCGGATATCTGGTCCGCCTGCGCAACAAGCTGGAGACGGTGGCATGA
- a CDS encoding TonB-dependent siderophore receptor, which produces MKRRLTAALSVGVASLVWGGPALAAETTPAADPQRADDVIVTGARAALAGDQESASPTGLALSLRETPQSVTVIDRQRIDDFALTNVQDLLTQTVGINVERTETDRTEFNSRGFDVTNFQVDGIGLPMFYNIQTGDLDTILFDRVEAVRGANAIMTGVGNPSATINFLRKRPTKSFQANGSAYLGSFGMWRLEGDVSGPLTGDGSLRIRTVGAHEERDSYLDYNHVNRDVVAGLLAWDVTPALTATLGYSRQDNRSRGVLWGALPLTYKDGTRIDYARSASTSADWTYWNVLDQTAFGELAWKPFGDWAVRGVVTYRRWEESARLLYAFGLPDRTTGLGMQGQTGRYDSNYDQLLFDGYASGGVSLFGRDHQLAFGVSTGRSDGEQYAGNGQAFVDYGDIRNLPNFRAPQVGYDPMIQQADTQDRLTRAYGAMHLNLTDRLKGVVGATAIWLRSSGESYGVDQTRRNSRVTPYLGALYDLTDHVTAYASYTGIFNPQSQVDITNTRLDPARGSSIEAGLKGEWLGGRLYGSAALFRAEQKGLALYAGAFDGTNGPVGVNYYIGQDSVSKGFEVEVAGRMTDRWLLSGGFTHLQVEDGDGARARPFIPRDTFKLAATYSIAPLNDLKLGGQFRYQSRISNDSGAVTAAGQAIPVVQDAYATLDLLGSIRLIDHVRASVNLRNVTNAKYLGTLKYGQAFYAAPRSILATLRFDY; this is translated from the coding sequence ATGAAGCGCAGGCTGACGGCGGCCTTGTCGGTGGGCGTCGCGTCGCTGGTCTGGGGTGGACCGGCCCTTGCCGCCGAGACGACACCCGCCGCCGATCCGCAGCGCGCCGACGACGTGATCGTCACGGGTGCCCGCGCGGCACTGGCGGGGGATCAGGAAAGCGCGTCGCCGACCGGGCTGGCGCTGTCGCTGCGCGAGACGCCGCAGTCGGTGACGGTGATCGACCGCCAGCGGATCGACGACTTCGCACTGACCAACGTCCAGGACCTGCTGACCCAGACGGTCGGCATCAATGTCGAGCGGACCGAGACCGACCGGACCGAGTTCAACTCGCGCGGGTTCGACGTCACCAATTTCCAGGTCGACGGCATCGGCCTGCCGATGTTCTACAACATCCAGACGGGCGATCTCGATACGATCCTGTTCGATCGGGTCGAGGCGGTGCGCGGCGCGAATGCGATCATGACCGGTGTCGGCAATCCGTCGGCGACGATCAACTTCCTGCGCAAGCGCCCAACGAAGAGCTTCCAGGCCAATGGCTCGGCCTATCTCGGCTCGTTCGGCATGTGGCGTCTGGAGGGCGACGTCTCCGGTCCGTTGACCGGCGACGGGTCGCTCCGGATACGCACGGTCGGGGCGCATGAGGAGCGGGACAGCTATCTGGACTATAATCACGTCAATCGCGACGTGGTGGCCGGGCTGCTGGCCTGGGACGTGACGCCCGCCCTGACCGCGACGCTCGGCTATTCGCGGCAGGACAATCGCTCGCGCGGGGTGCTGTGGGGCGCGTTGCCGCTGACCTATAAAGACGGGACGCGGATCGATTATGCGCGCTCGGCCTCGACCTCGGCGGACTGGACCTATTGGAATGTCCTCGACCAGACCGCGTTCGGCGAACTGGCGTGGAAGCCGTTCGGCGACTGGGCGGTGCGCGGCGTCGTGACCTATCGGCGTTGGGAAGAAAGTGCGCGGCTGCTCTATGCCTTCGGTCTGCCCGACCGGACGACCGGATTGGGTATGCAGGGGCAGACCGGGCGCTACGATTCGAACTACGACCAGTTGCTGTTCGACGGTTACGCCTCGGGCGGTGTCTCGCTGTTCGGGCGCGATCATCAATTGGCGTTCGGCGTGTCGACCGGCCGTTCCGATGGCGAGCAATATGCCGGGAACGGGCAGGCGTTCGTCGACTATGGCGATATCCGCAACCTGCCCAATTTCCGCGCGCCGCAGGTGGGATATGACCCGATGATCCAGCAGGCGGATACGCAGGACCGGCTGACCCGCGCTTACGGTGCGATGCACCTGAACCTGACCGACCGGCTGAAGGGCGTGGTCGGCGCGACGGCGATCTGGCTGCGCAGCTCGGGCGAGTCTTACGGCGTCGACCAGACCCGGCGGAACAGCCGCGTCACGCCCTATCTGGGCGCGCTGTACGACCTGACGGATCATGTCACCGCCTATGCCAGCTATACCGGCATCTTCAATCCGCAGAGCCAAGTCGACATCACCAACACCCGCCTGGACCCCGCGCGCGGATCGAGTATCGAGGCCGGGTTGAAAGGCGAGTGGCTTGGCGGTCGGCTCTATGGCTCGGCGGCGCTGTTCCGGGCGGAGCAGAAGGGGCTGGCCCTCTATGCGGGTGCGTTCGACGGAACCAACGGGCCGGTCGGCGTCAACTATTATATCGGGCAGGACAGCGTCTCGAAGGGGTTCGAGGTCGAGGTGGCGGGTCGGATGACCGATCGCTGGTTGCTGTCGGGCGGCTTCACCCATCTTCAGGTCGAGGATGGCGACGGCGCCCGCGCGCGTCCCTTCATCCCGCGCGACACGTTCAAGCTTGCCGCGACCTATAGCATCGCGCCGTTGAACGACCTGAAGCTGGGCGGCCAGTTCCGCTATCAGAGCCGGATCAGCAACGACAGCGGCGCGGTGACGGCGGCGGGGCAGGCGATCCCGGTGGTGCAGGACGCCTATGCCACGCTGGACCTGCTGGGCAGCATCCGCCTGATCGACCATGTCCGCGCCAGCGTGAACCTGCGCAACGTGACCAATGCCAAGTATCTGGGGACGCTGAAATACGGCCAGGCCTTCTATGCCGCGCCGCGCAGTATCCTGGCGACCCTGCGCTTCGATTATTGA